A section of the Trachemys scripta elegans isolate TJP31775 chromosome 10, CAS_Tse_1.0, whole genome shotgun sequence genome encodes:
- the LOC117883519 gene encoding urotensin-2 receptor-like, whose protein sequence is MELGPCTSVPCHPKNATDHANATFEVLADTSDVLVTYFLGCILAVMCLVGIVGNIYTLVVVNLSMTFTGSMYIYIVNLALADLLYLSTIPFVVCTYFVKDWYFGDVGCRVLFSLDLLTMHASIFILTIMSTERYLAVVKPLDTIGRSRDYRRTVTCLVWLVSFLLALPTMILIDLKTSYQGGVTKRMCHPTWQMETYKVYLTILFNTCILAPGLVICYLYTKLAKTYWRSQTAVFTTREMNRCPKQKVLYMIFSIVLTYWACFIPFWLWQLLSIYYKQPGNLTNTTMVYINFIVTCLAYSNSCINPFLYTLLSKNYKEYLRSRQKNCINLSTLKPKRHSSRRSMFSGSHIYTESIAIAQITGLTNEDVCTL, encoded by the coding sequence ATGGAGCTGGGTCCATGCACTTCTGTGCCCTGCCACCCTAAGAATGCCACGGATCACGCCAATGCCACCTTTGAAGTCCTCGCTGACACCAGTGATGTCTTGGTCACCTACTTCCTGGGGTGCATCCTGGCCGTGATGTGCCTGGTGGGCATAGTTGGCAACATCTACACATTGGTGGTCGTGAACCTCTCCATGACGTTCACTGGCTCGATGTACATTTATATCGTCAACCTGGCACTGGCAGATCTCCTGTACCTGTCGACCATCCCCTTCGTGGTCTGCACGTATTTCGTGAAGGACTGGTACTTTGGAGATGTGGGTTGCAGGGTCCTGTTCAGCCTGGACCTCCTCACCATGCACGCCAGCATCTTCATCCTCACCATCATGAGCACCGAAAGGTACCTAGCCGTAGTCAAGCCATTAGACACTATTGGGAGATCCAGAGACTACCGGAGGACTGTCACCTGCCTGGTGTGGCTAGTGTCCTTTCTTCTTGCCCTCCCTACTATGATCCTCATAGACCTCAAGACGAGTTACCAGGGCGGGGTGACCAAGCGCATGTGCCATCCCACTTGGCAGATGGAGACCTACAAAGTGTACCTCACCATCCTTTTTAACACCTGCATCCTGGCCCCTGGGCTTGTCATCTGCTACTTATACACTAAGTTGGCCAAGACATACTGGAGATCTCAGACTGCTGTTTTCACCACCAGGGAAATGAACCGGTGCCCCAAGCAGAAAGTCCTGTACATGATATTCAGCATCGTCCTCACCTACTGGGCTTGTTTcatacccttctggctctggcagctgctcagtATCTACTACAAGCAGCCAGGGAACCTCACCAACACCACCATGGTCTACATCAATTTCATCGTGACCTGCTTGGCCTACAGCAACAGctgcattaaccctttcctttACACGTTGCTCTCCAAGAATTACAAAGAGTATCTGAGGAGTCGCCAGAAGAACTGCATCAACCTCTCCACGTTAAAACCCAAGAGGCACTCCTCGAGGAGGTCCATGTTCTCTGGAAGCCACATCTACACGGAATCCATAGCCATCGCTCAGATCACAGGGCTCACGAACGAGGATGTCTGCACTCTGTGA